A genomic segment from Bosea sp. OAE506 encodes:
- a CDS encoding hydrolase, giving the protein MPVLSASDSTLVIIDFQARLMPAIHEGAALVANAQRLVAVARLLGVPVLMTEQNPAGLGGTVPELAGAGPVVTKMSFDACTEGAFLETLAGDGQIVLCGCEAHVCVGQTALTLLAHRRRVWLVRDATGSRRPESKDAALDRLARHGAEIVTSEMVIFEWLRSADHPRFREALKLVK; this is encoded by the coding sequence ATGCCCGTGCTCAGCGCCAGCGACTCGACCCTCGTCATCATCGATTTCCAGGCTCGGCTGATGCCGGCGATCCATGAGGGCGCGGCCCTCGTCGCCAATGCGCAGAGGCTCGTCGCGGTGGCCCGCCTTCTCGGTGTGCCCGTGCTGATGACGGAGCAGAACCCGGCGGGGCTCGGCGGCACGGTGCCGGAACTCGCGGGTGCCGGCCCCGTCGTCACCAAGATGAGCTTCGACGCCTGCACGGAGGGCGCCTTCCTCGAGACGTTGGCGGGGGACGGCCAGATTGTGCTCTGCGGCTGCGAGGCGCATGTCTGCGTCGGGCAGACCGCGCTGACTTTGCTCGCCCATCGCCGCCGGGTCTGGCTGGTGCGCGATGCGACCGGCTCGCGTCGCCCCGAGTCGAAGGATGCCGCGCTGGACCGCCTCGCCCGCCACGGCGCCGAAATCGTCACGTCAGAGATGGTGATCTTCGAATGGCTGAGAAGCGCCGATCACCCCCGGTTCCGTGAGGCGCTGAAGCTGGTGAAGTAG
- a CDS encoding DUF1488 domain-containing protein yields MSLNFPNPVRSFDAGRSCVSFWGSDASLEIAFQIEVDALRRLGAEPGEAQMLATFDSHRDAILSAAAAAYGRHKGSYHRLTVADIVGKG; encoded by the coding sequence ATGTCGTTGAACTTTCCCAATCCGGTCCGCAGCTTCGATGCCGGCCGCTCCTGCGTCAGTTTCTGGGGCTCGGACGCGTCGCTGGAGATCGCCTTCCAGATCGAGGTCGACGCGCTGCGCCGGCTCGGCGCCGAGCCCGGCGAGGCGCAGATGCTGGCGACCTTCGACAGCCATCGCGACGCCATCCTGAGCGCGGCCGCAGCAGCCTATGGCCGCCACAAGGGCAGCTATCACCGCCTCACCGTGGCCGACATCGTCGGGAAGGGCTGA
- a CDS encoding branched-chain amino acid ABC transporter permease, with protein MFELLGVPPQALFGQVLLGLINGSFYAILSLGLAVIFGLLNIINFTHGAQYMMGAFVAWMCLTYLGINYWVALLLAPLAVGATGIVIERLLLKRIAHVDHLYGLLLTFGLALIIQGLFRNGYGSSGLPYQIPAELRGGVNLGFMFLPWYRGWVVVASLVVCLSTWFLIEKTKLGAYLRAATENPTLTQAFGINVPLMVTLTYGFGVALAGFAGVLAAPIYSVNPNMGADLIIVVFAVVVIGGMGSILGAIVTGFSLGLIEGLTKVFYPEASATVIFIIMVLVLLVRPAGLFGRAA; from the coding sequence ATGTTCGAACTTCTCGGTGTCCCGCCCCAGGCGCTGTTTGGCCAGGTCCTTCTCGGCCTGATCAACGGCTCGTTCTACGCGATCCTCAGCCTCGGGCTGGCGGTGATCTTCGGGCTGCTCAACATCATCAACTTCACCCATGGCGCGCAGTACATGATGGGCGCCTTCGTCGCCTGGATGTGCCTGACCTATCTCGGCATCAACTACTGGGTGGCCCTCCTGCTGGCGCCGCTGGCGGTTGGCGCGACGGGCATCGTGATCGAGAGGCTGCTGCTCAAACGCATCGCCCATGTCGATCATCTCTACGGGCTGCTGCTCACATTCGGCCTTGCCCTGATCATCCAGGGTCTGTTCCGCAACGGATATGGTTCGTCCGGCCTGCCCTACCAGATTCCCGCCGAGCTGCGCGGGGGCGTCAATCTCGGCTTCATGTTTCTGCCCTGGTATCGCGGCTGGGTCGTCGTCGCCTCGCTCGTGGTCTGCCTGTCGACCTGGTTCCTGATCGAGAAGACCAAGCTCGGCGCCTACTTACGCGCCGCGACCGAGAACCCGACGCTGACCCAGGCCTTCGGCATCAATGTGCCGCTGATGGTGACGCTGACCTATGGCTTCGGCGTGGCGCTGGCGGGATTTGCCGGCGTGCTGGCGGCGCCGATCTATTCGGTCAACCCGAACATGGGCGCCGATCTCATCATCGTCGTCTTCGCCGTCGTCGTCATCGGCGGCATGGGCTCGATCCTGGGCGCCATCGTCACCGGCTTCTCGCTCGGCTTGATCGAGGGGCTGACCAAGGTCTTCTATCCGGAGGCCTCGGCGACGGTGATCTTCATCATCATGGTGCTGGTGCTGCTGGTGCGGCCGGCCGGCCTGTTCGGACGGGCCGCGTGA
- a CDS encoding branched-chain amino acid ABC transporter permease yields the protein MADIAATEAPAALLPGEADKGTLRLHRAIMIGIAILLVIAPFVAYPVFVMKVLCFALFALAFNLLLGYGGLLSFGHAAYFGMASYVCAFTAKNWGLTPELAILLGTAVSGGLGLVFGALAIRRQGIYFAMITLALAQMVFFFSLQTPRFTGGEDGIQAVPRGHLFGVINLADDRTLYWLVAAIFMAGLLAIYRIIHSPFGQVCKAIRDNEPRAISLGYRANQYKLAVFVLSASLAGLAGSTKAIVFQLASLTDVHWSMSGEVVLMTLVGGLGTVFGPIAGAIVIVSMQNYLASLGAWVTVVQGVIFVICVMTFREGIVGVISKWIRKPL from the coding sequence ATGGCCGACATCGCCGCCACCGAAGCTCCCGCCGCCCTCCTCCCGGGCGAGGCCGACAAGGGCACGCTGCGCCTGCATCGCGCCATCATGATCGGCATCGCGATCCTGCTCGTGATCGCGCCATTCGTGGCCTATCCGGTCTTCGTCATGAAGGTCCTGTGCTTCGCGCTGTTCGCGCTCGCCTTCAACCTGCTGCTCGGCTATGGCGGCCTGCTCTCCTTCGGCCACGCCGCCTATTTTGGCATGGCGAGCTATGTCTGCGCCTTCACAGCCAAGAACTGGGGGCTGACGCCGGAGCTCGCTATCCTGCTCGGCACAGCGGTTTCCGGGGGGCTCGGCCTGGTCTTCGGCGCGCTGGCGATCCGGCGGCAGGGCATCTATTTCGCCATGATCACGCTGGCGCTGGCGCAGATGGTGTTCTTCTTCTCGCTGCAGACGCCGCGCTTCACCGGCGGCGAGGACGGCATCCAGGCGGTGCCGCGCGGCCATCTGTTCGGGGTGATCAACCTCGCCGACGACCGCACGCTGTACTGGCTGGTGGCGGCGATCTTCATGGCCGGGCTGCTGGCGATCTACCGCATCATCCACTCGCCCTTCGGCCAGGTCTGCAAGGCGATCCGGGACAACGAGCCGCGTGCGATCTCGCTCGGCTACCGCGCCAACCAGTACAAGCTCGCCGTCTTCGTACTCTCGGCCAGCCTGGCGGGGCTCGCCGGCTCGACCAAGGCGATCGTCTTCCAACTGGCCTCGCTGACCGACGTGCACTGGTCGATGTCGGGCGAGGTCGTGCTGATGACGCTGGTCGGCGGCCTCGGCACCGTCTTCGGGCCGATCGCGGGCGCGATCGTCATCGTCTCCATGCAGAACTATCTCGCCTCACTGGGCGCCTGGGTGACGGTGGTGCAGGGCGTGATCTTCGTGATCTGCGTGATGACCTTCCGGGAGGGCATCGTGGGCGTGATCTCGAAATGGATTCGCAAGCCGCTTTAG
- a CDS encoding beta-1,6-N-acetylglucosaminyltransferase translates to MIAYLVLVHRYPAQFKRMFKSIHDPANHYLIHVDKNSGPELEADIRRFLRGFPNSAILTSQHARWGGYSLVDAELRGMAQLLEMGADWEFFVNLSGQDYPLKSQDEIATFLKRNRGKEFIKVLDQRKARPETMKRVSRYVVEFEKRIVRTPFPRPFMAGVSPYIGNQWMIVSRRFCEFVCHHPEAERYKAFYRNTFIADEGFFQTVMMNTAEHGEIVSDDLRMIDWVPDGDIKLRPRTYLASDAQELLASPCLFARKFDATIDDAVLGLLDERMNADGRLPAPAQPAPTRRPVSRPVHASVPVSQAAYLAS, encoded by the coding sequence TTGATCGCTTATCTGGTTCTGGTCCACCGGTACCCCGCGCAGTTCAAGCGCATGTTCAAGTCGATCCACGATCCCGCCAATCACTATCTGATCCATGTCGACAAGAATTCCGGACCCGAACTGGAGGCCGATATTCGCCGTTTCCTCCGCGGCTTTCCCAACAGTGCCATCCTGACCAGCCAGCATGCCCGCTGGGGCGGATACAGCCTCGTCGATGCGGAACTGCGCGGCATGGCGCAGCTGCTGGAAATGGGGGCAGACTGGGAGTTCTTCGTGAATCTCAGCGGCCAGGACTACCCGCTCAAGAGCCAGGACGAGATCGCCACGTTCCTGAAGCGCAACCGCGGCAAGGAGTTCATCAAGGTCCTCGACCAGCGCAAGGCGCGGCCCGAGACGATGAAGCGCGTGAGCCGCTACGTCGTCGAGTTCGAGAAGCGCATCGTCCGGACGCCGTTCCCGCGGCCGTTCATGGCCGGCGTCTCGCCCTATATCGGCAATCAGTGGATGATCGTCAGCCGTCGCTTCTGCGAGTTCGTCTGCCACCATCCCGAAGCCGAGCGCTACAAGGCCTTTTACCGCAATACCTTCATCGCCGATGAGGGCTTTTTCCAGACGGTGATGATGAACACGGCCGAGCATGGCGAGATCGTCAGCGACGATCTGCGCATGATCGACTGGGTGCCGGACGGCGACATCAAGCTGCGCCCGCGCACCTATCTCGCCTCCGATGCTCAGGAGCTTCTGGCGAGCCCCTGCCTCTTCGCCCGCAAGTTCGACGCAACGATCGACGATGCGGTCCTTGGCCTCCTTGACGAGCGCATGAACGCCGATGGCCGGCTGCCCGCGCCGGCCCAGCCCGCGCCCACGCGCCGGCCTGTCTCCCGTCCGGTCCATGCTTCGGTACCGGTCTCTCAGGCCGCCTATCTGGCGTCCTGA
- a CDS encoding ABC transporter substrate-binding protein, producing the protein MKFKMFLTTTAFAALMAAPALAQQISVKAGVLNDRSGLYADLSGEGSVIAARMAVEDFKAAEKGIKVEIVSADHQNKPDVGSTIARTWYDQDGVDIILDVPTSSVALAVNQITREKNKIHINSGAASSDLTGKACSPNTVHWTYDTYALAQGTGGAMVKAGGDSWYFLTADYAFGHALERDTAAIVTKNGGKVVGAVRTPFPGTDFSSFLLQAQASKAKVIGLANAGGDTINSIKQANEFGITAGGQKLAGLLVFLSDVHSLGLATAQGLVLTESFYWDTNDQTRTWSDRFAKANGGKKPTMVQAGVYSGMLHYLKAVEAAKSKDSAAVMAKMKELPTEDPLFGKGSVRADGRKMHDMYLFEVKKPGESKGAWDYYKQISVLPAEQAFRPLAESECPLVKK; encoded by the coding sequence ATGAAGTTCAAGATGTTCCTGACCACGACCGCCTTCGCCGCGCTGATGGCGGCACCTGCGCTCGCCCAGCAGATCAGCGTGAAGGCCGGCGTGCTGAACGACCGTTCCGGCCTCTATGCCGACCTCTCGGGCGAAGGCTCGGTGATCGCCGCGCGCATGGCGGTCGAGGACTTCAAGGCGGCCGAGAAGGGCATCAAGGTCGAGATCGTCTCGGCCGACCACCAGAACAAGCCGGACGTCGGCTCGACCATCGCCCGCACCTGGTACGACCAGGACGGCGTCGACATCATCCTCGACGTGCCGACCTCCTCGGTCGCGCTGGCGGTCAACCAGATCACGCGCGAGAAGAACAAGATCCACATCAATTCCGGCGCGGCCTCCTCCGACCTGACCGGCAAGGCCTGCTCGCCCAACACGGTGCACTGGACCTACGACACCTATGCGCTGGCCCAGGGCACCGGCGGCGCCATGGTCAAGGCCGGCGGCGACAGCTGGTACTTCCTCACCGCCGACTACGCCTTCGGCCACGCGCTGGAGCGCGACACCGCCGCCATCGTCACAAAGAACGGCGGCAAGGTCGTCGGCGCGGTTCGCACGCCCTTCCCGGGCACGGACTTCTCCTCGTTCCTGCTGCAGGCGCAGGCTTCCAAGGCCAAGGTGATCGGGCTCGCGAACGCCGGCGGCGACACCATTAACTCGATCAAGCAGGCGAACGAATTCGGCATCACCGCCGGCGGCCAGAAGCTCGCGGGGTTGCTCGTCTTCCTCTCGGACGTGCATTCGCTGGGCTTGGCCACGGCGCAGGGGCTGGTGCTGACGGAGTCCTTCTACTGGGACACCAACGACCAGACCCGGACCTGGTCCGACCGCTTCGCCAAGGCCAATGGCGGCAAGAAGCCGACCATGGTCCAGGCCGGCGTCTATTCCGGCATGCTGCACTATCTCAAGGCGGTCGAGGCTGCGAAGTCGAAGGACTCCGCGGCGGTTATGGCCAAGATGAAGGAACTGCCGACCGAGGACCCGCTCTTCGGCAAGGGTTCTGTGCGCGCCGACGGCCGCAAGATGCACGACATGTACCTGTTCGAGGTCAAGAAGCCGGGCGAGTCGAAGGGTGCTTGGGACTACTACAAGCAGATCTCGGTGCTGCCGGCCGAGCAGGCCTTCCGCCCGCTCGCGGAGAGCGAGTGCCCGCTCGTCAAGAAGTGA
- a CDS encoding ABC transporter ATP-binding protein, translating into MPIEAARSPAAAGAAAPMLKVRGLEAWYGESHVLHGIDFDVAPGEVVTLLGRNGAGKTTTLKSIMGVIGKRKGSVVLEGTETIGLPSRAIARLGIGYVPEERGIYASLSVEENLMLPPRVRPGGLSLDEIFTLFPNIKERLKSQGTKLSGGEQQMLAIGRILRTGAHFLLLDEPTEGLAPVIIDQIGATIRKLKQEGYTIILVEQNFRFAATVADRHYVVEQGKVIDMIENDQLDANIDKLHGYLGV; encoded by the coding sequence ATGCCCATTGAGGCCGCGCGGTCCCCGGCCGCCGCCGGAGCGGCGGCACCGATGCTAAAGGTACGCGGGCTCGAGGCCTGGTACGGCGAATCGCATGTGCTGCACGGCATCGATTTCGACGTCGCGCCGGGCGAGGTGGTGACGCTTCTCGGCCGCAACGGCGCCGGCAAGACGACGACCCTGAAGTCGATCATGGGCGTCATCGGCAAGCGCAAGGGCTCGGTCGTGCTGGAAGGCACGGAGACGATCGGCCTGCCCTCGCGTGCGATCGCACGGCTCGGCATCGGCTATGTGCCCGAGGAGCGCGGCATCTACGCCTCGCTCAGCGTCGAGGAGAACCTGATGCTGCCGCCGCGGGTGCGGCCCGGCGGGCTCTCGCTCGACGAGATCTTCACGCTCTTCCCCAACATCAAGGAGCGCCTGAAGAGCCAGGGCACCAAGCTCTCGGGCGGCGAGCAGCAGATGCTCGCGATCGGGCGCATCCTGCGCACGGGCGCGCATTTCCTGCTGCTCGACGAGCCGACGGAGGGGCTGGCGCCCGTCATCATCGACCAGATCGGCGCGACCATCCGCAAGCTCAAGCAGGAAGGGTACACGATCATTCTGGTCGAGCAGAACTTCCGCTTCGCCGCGACGGTCGCCGACCGGCACTATGTCGTCGAGCAGGGCAAGGTGATCGACATGATCGAGAACGACCAGCTCGACGCCAATATCGACAAGCTGCACGGCTATCTCGGGGTCTGA
- a CDS encoding aldo/keto reductase, with translation MKTITAHGAAIPALGFGTFRMEAPDVLRMVPAALKLGFRHVDTAQIYRNEAAVGEAIAGSGVARADIFLTTKVWIDHFAPDRFAASVDESLAKLKTDHVDLLLLHWPNGSVPLADQIGALNAVREAGRTRHIGVSNYNIALLAQARALSAAPLVTNQVEYHPYLDQRRLMAAMREAGMALTAYYAMADGKVFADPRLADIAARHGRSIAQIVLRWLVQQEGVVALSKTVSEERARDNAAIFDFALDEAEMAAIHGLAKRDGRVLKPEGLSPVWDAA, from the coding sequence ATGAAAACCATCACCGCCCATGGCGCCGCGATCCCCGCGCTTGGATTCGGCACCTTCCGCATGGAGGCGCCGGACGTGCTGCGCATGGTGCCCGCAGCGCTGAAGCTCGGTTTCCGCCATGTCGACACCGCCCAGATCTACCGCAACGAGGCGGCGGTGGGTGAGGCCATCGCCGGCAGCGGCGTGGCGCGTGCCGACATCTTCCTGACCACCAAGGTCTGGATCGACCATTTCGCGCCGGATCGTTTCGCGGCCTCCGTCGACGAGAGCCTTGCCAAGTTGAAGACCGACCATGTCGATCTCCTGCTGCTGCACTGGCCCAATGGCAGCGTGCCCCTGGCCGACCAGATCGGTGCGCTCAACGCGGTGCGCGAGGCCGGCAGGACGCGCCATATCGGCGTCAGCAACTACAACATCGCCTTGCTGGCCCAAGCGCGCGCGCTCAGCGCTGCGCCGCTCGTCACCAACCAGGTCGAGTATCACCCCTATCTCGACCAGCGTCGTCTGATGGCGGCGATGCGCGAGGCCGGGATGGCGCTGACCGCCTATTATGCGATGGCCGACGGCAAGGTCTTCGCCGATCCGCGGCTTGCCGACATCGCCGCCAGGCACGGCCGCAGCATCGCCCAGATCGTGCTGCGCTGGCTTGTGCAGCAGGAGGGGGTCGTCGCGCTGTCGAAGACGGTGAGCGAGGAGCGTGCCCGCGACAATGCCGCGATCTTCGACTTCGCCCTCGACGAGGCCGAGATGGCGGCGATCCATGGGCTGGCGAAGCGCGACGGCCGCGTCCTCAAGCCCGAGGGCCTCTCGCCGGTCTGGGATGCGGCCTGA